The DNA window GCGGCTACGGGATCAGGCCGCGCGGATCCGCCACTCGTGATCGAGCGCGGCGGAAAACTTCACCCCGCTGGGTCGCTCACCAAGCTCATCGGGGAGCGGGTATTCCTCCACAGGGTCGACCACAAGCGCCGAAAGCCTGAGAAGCCGTTCCGCCGTGGGCCCCATCGGCTTCGCCCCATTCTCCCACCGCGACACCGTTTCCGGCGTCACCCCAAAATGACGCGCAAAGTCCTGTCCCGACCATCCCAGGTGCTTTCGCAGGAACCGAATCTCACCCGGCGCGAGTTGGTGCGCCGACTTGGCGATCGTGGCAGCCAGCAGACGGTGAAGCCTCGCGAGCTTCGGGATCACCACGCTCGTCGCCCCGCAGTCCTCGCAGGTCCGAAGCTTCACGCCAATCAACTCCACGTTCGGGAGCTCGTCCCCGAGGTAGGCGTGCGTTCCGATCTTCTCCGAGACCGTGCCCCCGCATTCCGGACACTTCATCGCCCTCATTTCTTTCTCCAAGCCGTGACGACGGCCAGGTTCTCCTCGGACCACAGTTGCACGACCACGCAGATCTTCGGCGTGTGCACCCGGTATCGCCACGCTCCTCCCTCGAACTCGCCGGGATCCGGCCATCCGCCCCGGAGGACGTTCAGTACGTCGACCTGGGACAACCCGTCTTCGGCCATCTCCTTCAGCGCGTGGCCCCAAAACTCCACCTCGCCATCTTCGATGATCGAGCGGATGACGCGGTGTGCTTCCGCCTCCTTCAGCGGCTCATCGCGCATCACGGCACAGCTTGACTATAGATCAATTCTACGCGTCATTGATCATATGTCAAGTCGTGGGCTCCCCCTGTGGCAGCCCAACAACGCGTTGCAGCCGACCGGCCGGGCGGCTACGATAGAGGGGCTTTCGGGGGACTCAATGACACTCGCACCACCAAACGGCTCGCTTCTCCCCGCCCGCCCGGCGACGGAACGCGTAGCCGTTGGGCAGCCAGGGTTATGGGGTAACTAGGAGGCACAGGGGGGACACGATGTTCACGTCGGACGCAGTTCCTTGCGGTAGCTCGCCAGGGAAGCGCGTCATCTCCCTGGTGCTCGGATCTCCTTTCGGACCTGCGGTGTGGCCACACGGCAGGTGGCTCGTGCTTCTCCTCGCCGTTTCCGGCACTGCGTGCAGCGCCGCCTCCAGCTCTCCGAAGATCGACAGCGGCACCCCCTCTCCCGGAATAGACCGCGGCACCTCCTCTCCGGGGATGGACCGCGGCACCTCCTCTCCAGGAATGGACCGCGGCATCTCGTCGGCCGGATGCACCGATCTTGGCGGTCCCGACCTCGGCGAGTGTGTGGCCGATCCCGGCTCTCTCCGGGGATGCGTGGTGGGTACCGCCTGGGCCGAGTGCCCCGGCCAAGGATCCCCCGCCGTGTACTGCGGCCGGGAAGGGTGCAAGTGGCTCAC is part of the Deltaproteobacteria bacterium genome and encodes:
- a CDS encoding helix-turn-helix domain-containing protein, with the translated sequence MRAMKCPECGGTVSEKIGTHAYLGDELPNVELIGVKLRTCEDCGATSVVIPKLARLHRLLAATIAKSAHQLAPGEIRFLRKHLGWSGQDFARHFGVTPETVSRWENGAKPMGPTAERLLRLSALVVDPVEEYPLPDELGERPSGVKFSAALDHEWRIRAA
- a CDS encoding DUF4258 domain-containing protein; the protein is MRDEPLKEAEAHRVIRSIIEDGEVEFWGHALKEMAEDGLSQVDVLNVLRGGWPDPGEFEGGAWRYRVHTPKICVVVQLWSEENLAVVTAWRKK